A part of Gemmatimonas groenlandica genomic DNA contains:
- a CDS encoding M1 family metallopeptidase, with the protein MPRAFRVLAAASVLPVVLSSALAAQASPSRTGARRAGLDVVHYEFRVDFPARAWPDTIRFEATTTATRRDAMSLSLDLAAAMHVDSTYVNGARVAFTRPGDSVRVALPKGSNDTVRVAVYYRGLPTDGLIVRRDSLLGWTAFGDNFPDRARQWLATVDHPSDKALVDWIVRAPRTHRVIANGELVEETPEAGLAGAPLVRTHWRTVRPIYTGLMVIGVSPFAVLELGETACNLAERPGCVRQSVWTSPDRRAAMPGNFARAGDIVAFFSTLVGPFPYEKLAHVASSTRFGGMENAGAIFYDQRLFVPGAISESLIAHETAHQWFGDAVTEREWPHVWLSEGFATYFAALWTEHAHGDSAFLAEMHDIRAKMLKSPITVEKAVIDTTLDDLTRVLNTNVYEKAGFTLHMLRREIGDSAFFRGIRAYYAAHRHGNALTADLQQAFERSSSRQLDWFFDQWMRRPGYVDADASWSWNQKTLQLTVTVRQGTRFAPYRLSLAVDVTTASGTMKRVRVTVPAQRLATMTVPLTLAAKPRAVLFDGDVSLLGVLRQ; encoded by the coding sequence ATGCCGCGTGCCTTTCGCGTCCTCGCCGCCGCGAGCGTGCTGCCAGTGGTGCTGAGCTCCGCCCTCGCCGCGCAGGCATCGCCCAGTCGCACGGGTGCGCGTCGGGCCGGACTCGACGTGGTGCACTACGAGTTTCGCGTCGACTTTCCGGCGCGCGCGTGGCCTGACACGATCCGGTTCGAGGCGACGACCACGGCGACGCGCCGCGATGCGATGTCGCTCTCGCTCGATCTGGCGGCCGCGATGCACGTGGACTCCACGTATGTGAACGGTGCACGCGTGGCGTTCACGCGACCCGGCGATAGCGTGCGCGTTGCGTTGCCGAAGGGCAGCAACGATACGGTCCGCGTGGCGGTGTACTACCGAGGCCTGCCGACTGATGGGCTGATTGTGCGACGCGACTCGCTGCTTGGATGGACCGCGTTCGGCGACAACTTCCCCGACCGCGCTCGGCAGTGGCTCGCCACGGTCGATCACCCGTCGGACAAGGCGCTGGTGGATTGGATTGTGCGCGCGCCGCGAACGCATCGCGTGATCGCCAACGGCGAGCTGGTGGAGGAGACGCCGGAGGCCGGTCTTGCCGGCGCGCCGCTGGTGCGCACCCATTGGCGTACCGTGCGGCCGATCTACACTGGTCTGATGGTCATCGGCGTGTCGCCATTCGCCGTGCTCGAGTTGGGCGAGACCGCGTGCAATCTCGCCGAGCGGCCTGGCTGCGTGCGCCAATCGGTGTGGACGAGCCCCGACCGTCGTGCCGCGATGCCAGGAAATTTCGCGCGCGCGGGCGACATCGTGGCGTTCTTTTCGACGCTCGTCGGACCGTTCCCGTACGAGAAGTTGGCGCACGTGGCCTCGTCCACGCGCTTCGGCGGTATGGAGAACGCCGGCGCCATCTTTTACGACCAGCGGTTGTTCGTGCCGGGCGCGATCAGTGAGTCGCTGATTGCGCACGAAACCGCTCACCAGTGGTTTGGTGATGCGGTGACTGAGCGTGAATGGCCACATGTGTGGCTCTCGGAGGGCTTTGCCACCTACTTCGCTGCGCTCTGGACGGAGCACGCGCATGGCGACAGCGCCTTCCTGGCGGAGATGCACGATATTCGCGCGAAGATGCTGAAGTCGCCGATCACCGTCGAGAAGGCCGTGATCGATACGACGCTCGACGATCTGACGCGCGTGCTGAACACCAACGTGTACGAGAAGGCCGGCTTTACGCTGCACATGTTGCGACGTGAGATCGGAGACTCGGCGTTCTTTCGCGGGATCCGCGCGTACTATGCGGCGCATCGCCACGGGAACGCGCTGACGGCCGACTTGCAGCAGGCGTTCGAGCGCTCGTCGTCACGCCAGCTCGATTGGTTCTTCGACCAGTGGATGCGCCGTCCCGGGTACGTCGACGCGGACGCATCGTGGTCGTGGAACCAGAAAACCCTTCAGCTCACTGTCACCGTTCGGCAGGGGACGCGCTTCGCGCCCTACCGGCTGTCGCTCGCCGTGGATGTCACGACCGCAAGCGGGACCATGAAGCGCGTGCGGGTGACGGTGCCAGCGCAGCGCTTGGCGACGATGACGGTGCCGCTCACGCTGGCGGCAAAGCCACGCGCGGTGTTGTTCGACGGGGACGTTTCGTTGCTGGGCGTGCTGCGCCAATGA
- a CDS encoding SDR family NAD(P)-dependent oxidoreductase → MTPASMHAMASPRRTLITGAARPLGVELVRQCLIRGDKVYAAARNPARVPVLADLRAEYGGLELIALDPADPSLVADAVPVLESLTDSLDQLIIAPAEPGQHEKLADSERDEALSTLSGTGLTEHYRRHAVAPLLLVRTLLPFLANRDGARVLVVSSWLGSLAGKTQGGDYATCASGAALHMHMRAVAHDLSEERIVLMLGNPGHFATTPDGPAFRVPIDEAAIGLLSQMERLPREKTGSFLDWTGAERAW, encoded by the coding sequence GTGACGCCGGCCAGCATGCATGCGATGGCGTCGCCGCGACGCACCCTGATCACCGGCGCCGCGCGGCCACTCGGTGTGGAGTTGGTGCGGCAGTGTCTCATTCGCGGCGACAAGGTCTACGCGGCGGCACGCAATCCGGCGCGGGTGCCGGTGCTGGCGGATCTGCGCGCCGAATACGGCGGACTGGAGCTGATCGCCCTCGATCCTGCCGATCCGTCGTTGGTGGCCGATGCGGTGCCGGTGCTCGAGAGCCTCACCGATTCGCTCGACCAGCTGATCATTGCGCCGGCCGAGCCGGGGCAGCACGAGAAGCTGGCCGACAGTGAGCGCGATGAAGCATTGTCGACGTTGTCGGGCACTGGGCTCACCGAGCATTACCGACGGCATGCGGTGGCGCCGCTGCTGCTGGTGCGCACGCTGTTGCCGTTTCTGGCCAATCGCGACGGTGCACGTGTACTGGTCGTGAGCAGCTGGCTCGGTTCCCTCGCCGGCAAGACGCAGGGCGGGGACTACGCCACCTGTGCAAGCGGCGCCGCGTTGCACATGCACATGCGCGCCGTGGCGCACGACTTGAGTGAGGAGCGCATCGTGCTCATGCTGGGCAACCCCGGGCATTTCGCTACCACTCCCGATGGCCCCGCGTTCCGCGTCCCGATCGACGAGGCGGCCATCGGGCTGCTGAGTCAGATGGAACGGTTGCCGCGCGAGAAGACCGGGAGCTTTCTGGATTGGACGGGGGCGGAGCGGGCGTGGTAG